Below is a genomic region from Halobacterium sp. CBA1132.
GAGGACGGGGAGCGCGAGGAGGACAGCGCGGTGTCTCACAGACGAGTGTAGCTGCGGCGAGCACTAACCGTTGTCGCGGTCACTGCGATCGGTGGCGGACGTACGCGTACGCGACCGCGAACGCGAGTCCGCCGGTGAGCCCGGCGAGCACGGCGCTAACGAGGTCCCCGCCGAAAACGAGCAGTTCGGCTGCGACGAACACCGTCACCCACAGCGCCACGACGAGCGCGCCGAACAGCCACGGGTTCGCCAAGTCGACTTCCATGGCGGACGATGACGTCCGCGCCGTAAGTAGTTAGACGTGTTCGTCGAGGAAGTCGACGACGGCGCGGTAGGCGGTGAGCTTGTTCTCCAGTTTGGAGAAGCCGTGGCCCTCGTCCTCGAAAATCAGTTTCTCCGTGGGCACGTGCTCGCCAGCCTGTTCGACGATCTGTTCGGCCTCCTCGACGGGGACGCGGGGGTCGTTGGCGCCGTGCAGCACGAGCAGGGGCGCGCGGATGCGGTCGGCGTTGTTGACGGGGCTGATGGCTTCGAGGAACTCGCGGTCCTCGGCGAGGCTGCCGTACTCGGCCTCGCGGTGTTCGCGGCGCCACTCGCCCGTGTTTTCGAGGAACGTGACGAAGTTCGCGATGCCGACGATGTCGACGCCCGCCGCCCACAACTCGGGGTACTCGGTGAGCGACGCCAGCACCATGAACCCGCCGTATGAGCCACCGTACGCGACGATGCGGTCCTCGTCGACGTCGCCGCGGCCGGCGAGCCACTCGACGCCCGCCTTCCCGTCCTTCACGGCGTCCATCCGGTTGCGGACGTTGTCGAGGTTCATGTAGTCGGTGCCGTACCCCGAGGAGCCGCGGACGTTCGGCTCGAAGACCGCGTAGCCGTTGTCCACGAAGTACTGGCGCAGCCCCGAGAACCACGGCCGGCGCTGGGCCTCGGGGCCGCCGTGGAAGTCCACGACGACGGGGTGGGGACCGTCGCCGTCGGGGAGCGTGAGGAACGCCGGAATTTCGAGTGTGTCGAAACTCTCGTAGTGGACGAGCTCGGGCTCACGGAACGTCTCCTTCGGGATGCCCGCGGTGGAAGCGTCCGTCCAACGGCGGGTGTCCCCCGAGTCGATGTCGACGACGTAGACGTTCCCGTTCTCGGTCGGCGAGGACGCGGACACCGCCACGCGGTCGCCGTCCTCGTCGAAACTCAGTCCGAGCACGACGCCGTCGAGCAGGTCGGGATCGGGGTGTTCGTCGAGGCTCGCACCGTCGCTGTCCGCGA
It encodes:
- a CDS encoding S9 family peptidase is translated as MAYDIERYLNVRSAGGPTFGPGGELAFLLDTTGSNQVWRVDAPEAWPAQVTFHDERVAFASFSPTRDELVYGTDAGGDEFWQLRRLAADGSEDVALTDAPDAKHQFGGWSHDGDRIAYAANRRQQGVFDVYVQGREETGEDAELLVAGDDYDMLAAAGWSPSDDRLLLHESHSNADADLYVLDVATGEVTHATPFEADVQFSSVAWTPDGDALYVCTNRGEDTHYLGLLDPEAGSIEEVASGGDWPLESVAVHHDTGRLAYVRNVDGYSELTLADSDGASLDEHPDPDLLDGVVLGLSFDEDGDRVAVSASSPTENGNVYVVDIDSGDTRRWTDASTAGIPKETFREPELVHYESFDTLEIPAFLTLPDGDGPHPVVVDFHGGPEAQRRPWFSGLRQYFVDNGYAVFEPNVRGSSGYGTDYMNLDNVRNRMDAVKDGKAGVEWLAGRGDVDEDRIVAYGGSYGGFMVLASLTEYPELWAAGVDIVGIANFVTFLENTGEWRREHREAEYGSLAEDREFLEAISPVNNADRIRAPLLVLHGANDPRVPVEEAEQIVEQAGEHVPTEKLIFEDEGHGFSKLENKLTAYRAVVDFLDEHV